From Oncorhynchus clarkii lewisi isolate Uvic-CL-2024 chromosome 26, UVic_Ocla_1.0, whole genome shotgun sequence, the proteins below share one genomic window:
- the LOC139384826 gene encoding guanylyl cyclase-activating protein 2-like: MGQTHQTEQNDPEIDVKALQDMYKKFVTECPSGVLFIHEFKRFFGIDPTGEVSEYAESMFRAFDKNGDNTIDFLEFVAALNLVFRGDLEHKLRWSFKVYDKDGNGYVDRTELRAIIDSIYRLKKTSKREQEDMQQSMNEVCERILKTVDVDRDGHITLEEFIKGAQRDPWIMNMLQLDMNPYGWVLEQRRKSAHF, translated from the exons ATGGGACAGACACACCAGACCGAGCAGAATGACCCGGAGATCGATGTCAAGGCGCTCCAGGACATGTACAAAAAGTTTGTGACAGAATGCCCGAGCGGTGTTTTATTTATCCACGAGTTCAAGCGTTTTTTTGGCATCGACCCAACTGGGGAAGTCTCTGAGTATGCGGAGAGCATGTTTCGAGCTTTTGACAAGAATGGG GATAACACCATTGATTTTCTGGAGTTTGTGGCAGCCTTGAATCTGGTCTTCCGGGGGGACTTGGAGCACAAATTACGCTGGTCATTTAAAGTATACGACAAGGACGGCAACGGCTATGTAGATAGGACAGAACTGCGAGCTATTATTGAT AGTATATATCGATTAAAGAAGACGTccaagagagagcaggaggataTGCAGCAGTCGATGAATGAAGTGTGTGAAAGAATACTGAAGACTGTGGATGTGGACAGGGACG GTCACATCACCCTGGAGGAGTTCATCAAGGGGGCCCAGCGAGACCCATGGATCATGAACATGCTCCAACTGGACATGAACCCTTATGGCTGGGTGCTGGAACAGAGAAGGAAGAGCGCACACTTTTAA